GCCGTGACCGTTTTCACAGCCTGGGCCATGGGGATGGTCACTGCCCCGACACCCGAGGCGATCTCAAGTACCCTAGACTCCCGACTCAGAACTCCCTCGGCGCCGAGAATGTCGACCATGCTGCGTCCGTAGTCGAAGCCACTGGTGGTGATGAAGTCATCATAGTCCTCGGCCCGTCGATTCCAGTAGGCCACATCGCTGCGAGTGGCCATG
Above is a window of Deltaproteobacteria bacterium DNA encoding:
- a CDS encoding class I SAM-dependent methyltransferase, whose product is MATRSDVAYWNRRAEDYDDFITTSGFDYGRSMVDILGAEGVLSRESRVLEIASGVGAVTIPMAQAVKTVTA